Proteins encoded in a region of the Deltaproteobacteria bacterium genome:
- a CDS encoding carboxypeptidase regulatory-like domain-containing protein, giving the protein MRTLRHTLGMIALGLAVLGAERAEAQDRTGRIEGTIYDDQGLPLAGARVTASSPTQIGGARSTTAGADGAFRFIGLIPGVFKISVSKAGFQGATKEGVRVEVGQTATLDILLDKAAEPEPPPRPLKPGQKAPPPKPKAETYVITSARPVVDVTKSTTGETLSDEYIENLPILGRGYQGVAGMTRNVTQERNPKGSGAGNPSVSGGSYFNNTYTVDGMETTDPVTHTFSTNFNFDAMADVNIMTGGMGAEFSDTPGGVINMVTKSGSNKFELDSSIYWQDDALTIKGPDELGSTFRTLDFNLNVGGPIVKDKLWYYTSFELNESSGTIPPDPNRILPNHPARRYLGVKWLGKLTWQVNPKHKLVWWAQTSPASISNTQNAITWEPDAESHQNQYNVLTTGAWEWLATDKLFVKTQLGFGWNGLRVSPQSGVTDVAGIEDIGTGVHQRNYTGVTKDDRYRVSLNADATYFGGGKRVGEHEIKGGIRYQYLVNPSEESVPGNTIYKYQFGQPYSQTRYFLDFDDATACDPNARGYDPAKCAQGTLSTSVSGNKLILFLQDRWSPPRYKRLKVIPGAAVHFGDAINPDGQAVVRFFTPTAHVNFAWDPWGNGKTVFRGGYNQYVDVGFLALARFIGRDLISYECSHDPDTNTYSRNCTLGGQTRTVGRPDGPDFDAQGKAQNKFNPTGLTSPRVHELAFGAEREWFTGFSTGLDFTYRLYRNQWEDLETNVLWNEVGDQAVGFKNGKSEFIFDLETPKEAYRRYVSASLFARRFVGNWQLMASYTWSRSEGTVVEGYATEYLDRARQAQFYNGFLPDDRRHVLRLTGWYRFKFGLTAGGTLWVGSGTPYDRLYFNNYFKDYQDRRAVRGYDPKDLSTPDDDAELRTPTRAVLNLKVSYKLTHLLKRFIGEAHSLELIGEVFNAINFRPPTRFEERNLSPGASTQWGQILSREDPFKVRFGLRYRY; this is encoded by the coding sequence ATGAGGACGCTCCGTCACACGCTCGGCATGATCGCGCTCGGGCTCGCGGTCCTCGGCGCGGAGCGAGCCGAGGCGCAGGATCGCACGGGCCGCATCGAAGGAACCATCTACGACGACCAGGGGCTCCCGCTCGCGGGGGCCAGGGTCACGGCGAGCTCGCCGACGCAGATCGGCGGTGCGCGCAGCACCACGGCGGGCGCCGACGGGGCCTTCCGCTTCATCGGCCTCATCCCCGGGGTGTTCAAGATCTCCGTCAGCAAGGCGGGGTTTCAGGGGGCCACGAAGGAGGGGGTGCGCGTCGAGGTGGGCCAGACCGCGACCCTCGACATCCTCCTCGACAAGGCGGCCGAACCCGAGCCCCCGCCGAGGCCGCTGAAGCCCGGCCAGAAGGCGCCGCCCCCCAAGCCCAAGGCCGAGACCTACGTCATCACCTCGGCGCGCCCCGTGGTGGACGTGACCAAGTCCACGACCGGCGAGACCCTCTCCGACGAGTACATCGAGAATCTGCCGATCCTCGGGCGCGGCTACCAGGGCGTGGCCGGGATGACGCGCAACGTGACGCAGGAGCGGAATCCGAAGGGCTCGGGTGCCGGCAACCCGAGCGTCTCGGGCGGGTCCTACTTCAACAACACCTACACGGTGGACGGTATGGAGACCACCGACCCGGTCACGCACACCTTCTCGACGAACTTCAACTTCGACGCGATGGCCGACGTGAACATCATGACCGGCGGCATGGGCGCGGAGTTTTCGGACACGCCGGGCGGGGTGATCAACATGGTCACCAAGTCGGGGTCGAACAAGTTCGAGCTGGACTCGAGCATCTACTGGCAGGACGACGCGCTGACGATCAAGGGCCCCGACGAGCTCGGCTCCACCTTCCGCACGCTCGACTTCAACCTGAACGTGGGCGGGCCGATCGTGAAGGACAAGCTCTGGTACTACACCTCGTTCGAGCTGAACGAGAGCTCGGGGACCATCCCGCCCGACCCGAACCGGATCCTGCCGAACCACCCGGCGCGGCGGTACCTCGGGGTGAAGTGGCTCGGCAAGCTGACCTGGCAGGTGAACCCGAAGCACAAGCTGGTCTGGTGGGCGCAGACCTCCCCGGCGTCGATCAGCAACACGCAAAACGCGATCACCTGGGAGCCCGACGCGGAGTCGCACCAGAACCAGTACAACGTGCTGACGACGGGAGCCTGGGAGTGGCTGGCCACCGACAAGCTCTTCGTCAAGACGCAGCTCGGGTTCGGCTGGAACGGGCTGCGCGTCTCGCCGCAGTCGGGGGTCACGGACGTGGCGGGGATCGAGGACATCGGCACGGGCGTGCACCAGCGCAACTACACCGGGGTGACCAAGGACGACCGCTACCGCGTGTCGCTCAACGCCGACGCGACCTACTTCGGCGGCGGAAAGCGGGTGGGCGAGCACGAGATCAAGGGCGGGATCCGGTACCAGTACCTCGTGAACCCGTCGGAGGAGTCGGTCCCGGGCAACACGATCTACAAGTACCAGTTCGGTCAGCCGTACTCGCAGACGCGCTACTTCCTCGACTTCGACGACGCGACGGCGTGCGACCCGAACGCGAGGGGCTACGACCCGGCGAAGTGCGCCCAGGGGACGCTCTCGACCAGCGTGAGCGGCAACAAGCTGATCCTGTTTCTGCAGGACCGGTGGTCCCCGCCGCGCTACAAGCGGCTGAAGGTCATCCCGGGCGCGGCGGTGCACTTCGGCGACGCGATCAACCCGGACGGGCAGGCCGTCGTGCGCTTCTTCACCCCCACGGCGCACGTGAACTTCGCCTGGGACCCGTGGGGGAACGGCAAGACGGTCTTTCGCGGCGGCTACAACCAGTACGTGGACGTGGGCTTCCTCGCGCTGGCGCGCTTCATCGGGCGGGACCTCATCAGCTACGAGTGCAGCCACGATCCGGACACGAACACCTACAGCCGGAACTGCACTCTCGGCGGGCAGACGCGCACGGTGGGGCGCCCCGACGGGCCGGACTTCGACGCGCAGGGCAAGGCCCAGAACAAGTTCAATCCGACGGGCCTGACCTCGCCGCGCGTGCACGAGCTGGCCTTCGGTGCCGAGCGGGAGTGGTTCACGGGCTTCTCGACGGGGCTCGACTTCACCTATCGGCTCTATCGCAATCAGTGGGAGGACCTCGAGACGAACGTGCTGTGGAACGAGGTCGGCGACCAGGCGGTGGGTTTCAAGAACGGGAAGTCCGAGTTCATCTTCGACCTCGAGACGCCGAAGGAGGCCTATCGGCGCTACGTGTCGGCGTCGCTCTTCGCGCGTCGCTTCGTCGGCAACTGGCAGCTCATGGCCTCGTACACCTGGTCGCGCAGCGAGGGGACGGTGGTCGAGGGGTACGCGACGGAGTATCTGGATCGCGCGCGGCAGGCGCAGTTCTACAACGGCTTCTTGCCCGACGATCGTCGCCACGTGCTGCGGCTGACCGGCTGGTACCGCTTCAAATTCGGGCTCACGGCGGGCGGCACGCTGTGGGTCGGGTCGGGAACGCCGTACGACCGCCTCTACTTCAACAACTACTTCAAGGACTACCAGGACCGGCGGGCGGTGCGGGGCTACGACCCGAAGGATCTCTCGACCCCGGACGACGACGCCGAGCTGCGCACGCCGACGCGGGCCGTCTTGAACCTGAAGGTGAGCTACAAGCTGACGCACCTGCTCAAGCGCTTCATCGGCGAGGCGCATAGCCTGGAGCTCATCGGCGAGGTCTTCAACGCCATCAACTTCCGGCCGCCGACGCGCTTCGAGGAGCGCAACCTCTCCCCGGGCGCCTCCACGCAGTGGGGCCAGATCCTCTCCCGCGAGGACCCCTTCAAGGTCCGCTTCGGCCTCCGCTACCGGTACTGA
- a CDS encoding DUF4395 family protein, with translation MRTTVSPGTLRRLDIQGFDAVEEQRLAPVAGWLRLAFGLCALLGAAGTIAASPVILLVLAPIAALAAALPVHPFDLIYNHGIRRLTGTEPLPRRGAPARFACGLGAVGLLVTAWAFHAGHAVLGYALGGALTATAVLVSTTDICIPSMIYRSIFGPPRARSPHRG, from the coding sequence ATGCGAACCACGGTGAGCCCGGGCACGCTCCGGCGGCTGGACATCCAGGGCTTCGATGCCGTGGAGGAGCAGCGCCTCGCCCCGGTGGCCGGCTGGCTACGCCTCGCCTTCGGCCTCTGCGCCCTGCTGGGAGCCGCGGGAACCATCGCCGCGTCGCCGGTCATCCTCCTCGTGCTCGCGCCCATCGCCGCGCTGGCGGCGGCGCTCCCCGTGCACCCGTTCGATCTGATCTACAACCACGGCATCCGCCGCCTGACCGGTACGGAGCCGCTGCCCAGGCGCGGAGCGCCGGCTCGGTTCGCCTGTGGCCTGGGCGCCGTGGGACTGCTCGTGACCGCGTGGGCCTTCCATGCGGGGCACGCGGTCCTGGGTTACGCACTCGGCGGCGCGCTGACGGCCACGGCCGTGCTCGTGAGCACGACCGACATCTGCATCCCATCGATGATCTACCGGTCGATCTTCGGCCCGCCGCGCGCGCGCTCCCCGCACCGGGGCTGA